From the genome of Rhinatrema bivittatum chromosome 18, aRhiBiv1.1, whole genome shotgun sequence, one region includes:
- the HIGD2A gene encoding HIG1 domain family member 2A, mitochondrial, whose protein sequence is MAEGVTQAPSGPPDIEGFSSELPQQQQEVFSDKFARKFGENPFVPIGCLATAGVLTCGLIAFQQGKTRQSQLLMRARIAAQGFTVAAIMAGVVAAALKPRH, encoded by the exons ATGGCGGAAGGTGTGACCCAGGCCCCGAGCGGGCCTCCGGATATCGAGGGCTTCTCCTCGGAGctgccgcagcagcagcaggaagtctTCAGCGATAAGTTCGCCCGCAAGTTCGGAGAGAATCCGTTTGTGCCCATCG GCTGCCTGGCTACAGCGGGTGTCTTGACGTGTGGGCTCATTGCCTTCCAGCAGGGGAAGACTCGTCAGTCGCAGTTACTGATGCGGGCACGAATCGCAGCTCAAGGCTTCACGGTTGCTGCCATTATGGCGGGTGTGGTGGCTGCTGCCCTGAAACCACGACACTGA